One window of the Clupea harengus chromosome 20, Ch_v2.0.2, whole genome shotgun sequence genome contains the following:
- the rnf103 gene encoding E3 ubiquitin-protein ligase RNF103 has product MWLKLFFLLLYFLVLFVLARFFEAIVWYETGIFATQLVDPVALSFKKLKTILECRGLGYSGLAEKKDVRELVEKSGDLMQGELYSALKNEKEQQGTDSSITFSGEMHFYELVEDTKDGIWLVQVIAQGRDPLLSKANWAKMNQKVSQFGIRTGTFNCSSDSRYCRKRGWMKSTLIMSVPQTSASKGKVMLKEYNGRRIETEHIFKWMTAHVASRIKTIHSSQQLADDWYQQDEHAVKMFLFAELDQPPAFFSALSIKFTGRIEFIFVDVRNWDNASCLEEIGMKQTPSYILKTPEGIYRYGNSTGEFMSLHAMDTFLRSVQPEVNDLFVLSLVMVNLMAWMDLFITQGVTIKRFVVLISTLGTYNSLLIISWLPILGFLQLPYLENFYEYSLKVLRYADTTTVASWVRADWTFYSSHPALFLSTYLAHGLLIDYFEKKRRCGEQDQNANNLEWLTSLWDWYTSYLVHPIASFQTFPNESDWDDDPNFLLERLAFPDLWLRPLIPIDYIKNLPTWRFQCSQVSTTDGHADSESNGVHMCGLNRDPGEHCSDVDSPCIGDSCRKTDESWSGGGEAQDGESSPWPDDMLHCTECVVCLENFEVDCLVMGLPCGHVFHQQCIVVWLAGGRHCCPVCRWASYKKKPLRPAHGADLQEQE; this is encoded by the exons ATGTGGTTGAAGCTGTTCTTCCTACTTCTGTACTTTttggtgttgtttgttttggcacGTTTTTTTGAAGCCATCGTATGGTATGAAACGGGCATTTTTGCCACTCAACTGGTGGACCCTGTCGCATTAAGTTTTAAAAAGTTGAAAACCATCCTGGAATGTCGGGGATTGGGATACTCAGGTTTGGCAGAGAAGAAGGATGTCCGAGAACTGGTCGAAAAATCAG GTGATCTGATGCAAGGGGAACTCTACTCTGctctgaaaaatgaaaaagaacagCAAGGGACAGACTCAAGCATTACATTCAGTGGGGAGATGCACTTTTATGAACTGGTGGAAGATACCAAAGATGGGATATGGTTGGTCCAA GTAATCGCCCAGGGCAGGGACCCACTGCTGAGCAAAGCCAATTGGGCTAAAATGAACCAGAAAGTGTCCCAATTTGGTATTCGGACTGGCACTTTCAACTGTTCAAGCGACTCAAG ATACTGTCGTAAGCGTGGCTGGATGAAATCCACACTCATCATGTCCGTGCCACAGACCTCAGCCTCCAAGGGCAAAGTCATGCTGAAGGAGTACAATGGCCGGCGCATCGAGACAGAGCACATCTTCAAGTGGATGACCGCACACGTGGCCTCGCGCATCAAAACCATCCACTCCTCCCAGCAGCTTGCAGACGACTGGTACCAGCAGGACGAGCACGCGGTCAAGATGTTCCTCTTCGCCGAGCTTGACCAGCCACCGGCTTTCTTCTCGGCCCTCAGCATCAAGTTCACGGGTCGCATCGAGTTCATCTTTGTGGACGTGCGCAACTGGGACAACGCCAGCTGCCTGGAGGAGATCGGCATGAAGCAGACGCCCTCCTACATCCTCAAGACGCCCGAGGGCATCTACAGGTATGGGAACAGCACTGGGGAGTTCATGTCCCTGCACGCCATGGACACTTTCCTGCGCTCAGTGCAGCCAGAGGTCAACGACCTCTTTGTCCTCAGCCTGGTCATGGTCAACCTCATGGCCTGGATGGACCTTTTCATCACGCAGGGTGTGACGATTAAGCGCTTCGTGGTGCTCATTAGCACACTAGGGACTTACAACTCGCTTCTTATCATCTCCTGGTTGCCCATCCTGGGCTTCCTGCAGTTGCCGTACCTGGAGAACTTCTACGAGTACAGCCTGAAGGTGCTCCGCTACGCCGACACGACGACCGTCGCCTCCTGGGTGAGGGCGGACTGGACCTTTTACTCCTCGCACCCGGCGCTCTTCCTCAGCACCTACCTGGCACACGGCCTCCTCATCGACTACTTTGAGAAGAAGCGCCGCTGCGGCGAGCAAGACCAAAATGCCAACAACCTGGAGTGGCTGACCAGTCTGTGGGATTGGTACACCAGCTACCTGGTGCACCCCATCGCCTCCTTTCAGACATTCCCAAACGAGTCCGACTGGGACGACGATCCCAACTTCCTCCTGGAGAGGCTCGCCTTTCCAGACCTCTGGTTGCGTCCCCTCATTCCCATCGACTACATCAAAAATCTGCCCACCTGGAGGTTCCAGTGCTCGCAGGTCAGCACCACAGATGGCCACGCTGACTCCGAAAGTAATGGGGTTCACATGTGCGGGCTTAACAGAGACCCAGGTGAACACTGCAGTGACGTGGACAGCCCCTGTATAGGTGACAGCTGTAGGAAGACAGACGAATCCTGGTCCGGTGGTGGAGAGGCGCAGGACGGCGAATCTTCCCCCTGGCCCGACGACATGCTCCACTGCACCGAGTGCGTTGTGTGTCTGGAAAACTTCGAAGTCGACTGCTTAGTCATGGGGCTGCCGTGTGGTCACGTTTTCCACCAGCAATGCATTGTGGTGTGGCTTGCAGGAGGAAGGCACTGTTGTCCAGTCTGCCGATGGGCGTCGTACAAGAAGAAGCCATTGAGACCGGCCCATGGAGCAGACTTGCAAGAACAGGAGTAA